The following are encoded together in the Triticum dicoccoides isolate Atlit2015 ecotype Zavitan chromosome 6B, WEW_v2.0, whole genome shotgun sequence genome:
- the LOC119320463 gene encoding transcription factor MYB17-like — translation MGRAPCCDRKGLKKGPWTPEEDKQLVDFIQANGHGSWRLLPKLAELNRCGKSCRLRWTNYLRPDIKRGPFTAEEQKSIVQLHGIVGNKWSMIAAQLPGRTDNEIKNYWNTHLKKQLRRMGLDEPPPGPTAGCPAARHMAQWETARLEAEARLSLLSSSGAAATATTSGSASSSSTAAAGAAVAEHAKPADVFLRLWNSDIGSSFRKAAAPVSVKEEEAVVPGDDSSAASNEMDAAAAEYQMFLDFAGEELGLFHGRHGGFSLFPPLDVLAEASLDTAF, via the exons ATGGGGAGGGCGCCGTGCTGCGACAGGAAGGGTCTCAAGAAGGGGCCGTGGACGCCGGAGGAGGACAAACAGCTCGTCGACTTCATCCAGGCCAACGGCCATGGCAGCTGGCGCCTGCTCCCCAAGCTCGCAG AGCTGAACCGGTGCGGCAAGAGCTGCCGGCTACGGTGGACGAACTACCTGCGGCCGGACATCAAGCGCGGGCCCTTCACCGCCGAGGAGCAGAAGTCCATCGTCCAGCTCCACGGCATCGTCGGCAACAA GTGGTCCATGATCGCGGCGCAGCTGCCCGGCCGGACGGACAACGAGATCAAGAACTACTGGAACACGCACCTCAAGAAGCAGCTCCGCCGGATGGGCCTCGACGAGCCCCCGCCCGGCCCGACCGCCGGCTGCCCCGCCGCGCGCCACATGGCGCAGTGGGAGACCGCGCGCCTGGAGGCAGAGGCGCGCCTCTCACTCCTCTCCTCGTCCGGCGCCGCGGCGACGGCCACCACCTCCGGCTCCGCGTCCTCTTCATCGACGGCGGCCGCCGGCGCCGCGGTGGCCGAGCACGCGAAGCCCGCCGACGTCTTCCTCCGCCTGTGGAACTCCGACATCGGGAGCTCTTTCCGCAAGGCGGCCGCGccagtgtccgtcaaggaggaggaggcTGTGGTGCCGGGGGACGACTCCTCGGCGGCGTCCAACGAGATGGACGCGGCGGCGGCCGAGTACCAGATGTTCCTCGACTTCGCCGGCGAGGAGCTGGGCCTGTTCCACGGCCGGCACGGCGGCTTCTCGCTGTTCCCGCCGCTCGACGTGCTCGCCGAGGCGTCCCTGGACACGGCGTTCTAG